The proteins below come from a single Caldisalinibacter kiritimatiensis genomic window:
- a CDS encoding isocitrate/isopropylmalate dehydrogenase family protein — MALKVTLIPGDGIGLEVTSATKDVIDASGVDIEWEIVTAGSSVVPAYGAPLPQYVIESIKKNKVALKGPITTPVGKGFRSVNVALRQNLNLYANVRPIKSYAGIPSLYDNVDLIIVRENTEGLYSGVEHMVGNDASESIKIVTRKACDRIIKFAFEYAKKEGYKKVTAVHKANILKLSDGMFLQSAIESSKKYKDIQFQDMIVDAMSMKLIQQPQKYDIIVAPNLYGDILSDMAAGLVGGLGVVPGANIGDDIAVFEPVHGSAPDIAGKNIANPTATILSGIMMLKYLGKYEEAEKIETALSEVIKEGKSLTQDLGGNLGTREFANEIIKRME, encoded by the coding sequence ATGGCTTTAAAGGTTACATTAATCCCAGGAGATGGGATTGGTTTAGAGGTAACATCAGCTACAAAGGATGTAATAGATGCCAGTGGTGTAGATATTGAGTGGGAGATAGTAACTGCAGGTTCTTCAGTAGTGCCTGCTTATGGAGCCCCTCTTCCTCAGTATGTTATTGAAAGTATAAAAAAGAATAAAGTGGCACTAAAGGGACCCATAACAACTCCAGTAGGTAAGGGATTTAGAAGTGTGAATGTGGCTTTACGTCAGAATCTAAATTTATATGCTAATGTTAGACCTATAAAGTCATATGCAGGGATACCATCTTTATATGATAATGTAGATTTAATTATAGTAAGAGAGAATACAGAAGGATTGTATTCAGGCGTAGAGCATATGGTAGGAAATGATGCATCTGAAAGTATAAAGATTGTAACGAGAAAGGCTTGTGATAGAATCATTAAGTTTGCCTTTGAATATGCTAAAAAAGAAGGATATAAGAAAGTAACAGCAGTGCATAAAGCTAATATCTTAAAACTTTCAGATGGTATGTTTTTACAAAGTGCCATAGAAAGCTCAAAAAAATATAAAGATATACAATTTCAAGACATGATAGTAGATGCAATGAGTATGAAATTAATACAACAGCCACAAAAATATGATATAATAGTAGCTCCTAATCTATATGGTGATATCCTATCAGATATGGCAGCTGGATTAGTTGGGGGATTAGGAGTAGTGCCGGGAGCAAATATTGGTGACGATATAGCTGTATTTGAACCAGTACACGGGTCAGCTCCAGATATAGCAGGAAAAAATATAGCAAATCCTACTGCTACTATATTATCTGGAATAATGATGCTTAAATATTTAGGAAAGTATGAAGAAGCTGAAAAAATAGAAACAGCATTATCTGAAGTAATCAAAGAAGGAAAAAGCTTAACACAGGATTTAGGAGGAAATTTAGGAACTAGAGAATTTGCTAATGAGATAATCAAAAGAATGGAATAA
- a CDS encoding aconitate hydratase, with amino-acid sequence MKLTVTEKIIKQHLVKGSLNRGSEIGIKIDQTLTQDSTGTMAYLQFEAIGVDRVKTKRSVAYIDHNMLQTGPENADDHLYIQTVAKKYGIYFSKPGNGICHQVHLERFGIPGQTLLGSDSHTPTAGGLGMLAIGAGGLDVAVAMAGGEYYINMPQIVKVELKGELCLGVSAKDIILEVLRRYTVKGGVNKIFEYCGEGVKNLTVPERATITNMGAELGATTSIFPSDEVTYEFLKAQGREQDFVEIKADEGAHYDEEIVINLNQLTPLIACPHSPDNVVTVKELEGKKVNQVAIGSCTNSSYMDLMKVAQILQGKTIAENISLVISPGSKQVLNMLADNGALSTMIKAGARVLECGCGPCIGMGQAPNTNGVSLRTFNRNFKGRSGTVSADVYLISPEVAAVSALTGYITDPITYLKDKKINAIDMPKKFFINDNLIISPAPENNDVEVIRGPNIKPFPKTEPLKDKVGGKTLIKVGDNITTDHIMPSNAKLLPFRSNIPYLSEYCLTPCDSDFPKRAKKLGGGMIIGGINYGQGSSREHAALVPLYLGIKAVLAKSFARIHKQNLINNGILPLTFESEKDYEDIDIMNDLAIENILESIDKGVIIVKNVTKNVEYTMTLDVTERQKNILKAGGLLNLMKKYR; translated from the coding sequence ATGAAACTCACTGTAACTGAAAAGATTATAAAACAGCATTTAGTCAAAGGTAGTTTAAATAGGGGTAGTGAAATAGGAATAAAAATTGACCAGACTTTGACTCAAGATTCTACAGGTACAATGGCATATCTTCAATTTGAAGCTATTGGAGTGGATAGGGTAAAGACTAAAAGGTCAGTAGCATATATCGACCATAATATGCTTCAAACAGGACCAGAAAATGCCGATGACCATTTATATATACAAACAGTAGCTAAGAAATATGGTATATATTTTTCAAAACCAGGTAATGGAATTTGTCATCAAGTACATTTAGAAAGATTTGGAATACCAGGGCAGACTCTTTTAGGCTCTGACAGTCACACACCAACTGCTGGAGGATTAGGAATGCTAGCTATTGGAGCAGGAGGACTAGATGTGGCTGTTGCGATGGCAGGTGGAGAATATTATATCAATATGCCACAAATAGTAAAAGTAGAGCTAAAAGGGGAATTATGTCTAGGCGTGTCAGCAAAGGATATCATATTAGAAGTTTTAAGAAGATATACAGTAAAAGGTGGAGTTAATAAAATATTTGAATATTGTGGCGAAGGAGTTAAAAACTTGACTGTACCTGAAAGGGCTACAATAACAAATATGGGAGCAGAGCTTGGTGCTACTACATCGATTTTTCCGTCTGATGAAGTTACCTATGAGTTTTTAAAGGCACAGGGACGAGAACAAGACTTTGTTGAGATAAAAGCTGATGAAGGAGCACATTATGATGAAGAAATAGTGATTAATCTTAATCAATTAACACCATTGATAGCCTGTCCCCATAGCCCTGATAATGTAGTAACAGTTAAGGAATTAGAAGGTAAAAAAGTTAATCAAGTAGCCATAGGAAGCTGTACAAATTCTTCATATATGGACTTAATGAAGGTTGCACAGATTCTACAGGGCAAAACTATAGCAGAGAACATTTCACTAGTGATATCACCGGGTTCAAAGCAGGTACTAAATATGCTCGCGGATAACGGTGCATTATCTACAATGATAAAAGCAGGAGCTAGGGTACTCGAATGTGGATGTGGACCATGTATTGGTATGGGACAAGCTCCTAATACTAATGGAGTTTCGTTAAGAACATTTAATAGAAATTTCAAAGGCAGGTCAGGAACAGTATCAGCAGATGTTTATTTAATAAGTCCTGAAGTAGCTGCAGTATCTGCATTAACAGGATATATTACAGACCCAATTACCTATTTAAAAGATAAAAAAATAAATGCAATCGATATGCCTAAAAAATTCTTTATAAACGATAACTTAATTATTTCACCTGCACCTGAAAATAATGATGTAGAGGTAATAAGAGGACCAAATATAAAGCCTTTTCCAAAGACAGAGCCTCTTAAAGATAAAGTAGGCGGTAAAACTCTTATAAAGGTAGGAGATAATATTACTACTGATCATATTATGCCTTCAAATGCAAAACTTTTGCCTTTCAGATCTAATATACCGTATCTATCCGAATATTGCTTGACCCCATGTGATTCAGATTTTCCTAAAAGAGCAAAAAAATTAGGTGGTGGAATGATAATAGGAGGTATAAATTATGGGCAGGGTTCTAGTAGGGAACATGCTGCATTAGTACCATTATACCTAGGAATAAAAGCAGTTCTAGCTAAATCATTTGCACGAATACACAAACAGAACTTGATTAATAACGGAATTTTACCACTTACCTTCGAATCTGAAAAGGATTATGAAGATATAGACATAATGAATGATTTAGCAATTGAAAATATTTTAGAGAGCATCGACAAAGGCGTGATTATTGTAAAAAATGTAACCAAGAATGTTGAATACACTATGACGTTAGATGTTACAGAAAGACAAAAAAATATTTTAAAGGCTGGAGGATTATTAAATTTAATGAAAAAATATAGATAA
- a CDS encoding M16 family metallopeptidase — MRERLFDAKEYILDNGIQLVTIKKETKLASIHIGLKVGSLYEDMDEKGISHFIEHMLFKGTEKRDNAQVNQDLEERAGSYNAYTDYTSTVYSITSLSDELESSIEVLYDIIINSTFPEEEVEKEKGVILAEIRSSVDDIEQYSINKAHEYAFKKSPLRHDILGEVSTVKSFTRGQLVEFYHSYYVPNRCVISVVSPYAHEDVKTLIEKYFIEWTKKEIIEKDVVVEKNIGIEKVTYKKHIEQNTLVYLYTFHGLTRLEELTLDILNHRLGESSNSILFRELREKKGLAYDVYSQMDTTESIKTLYIYTAVGKEHVYNAKEIIQECIDKIKNREIRIDEKDVELMRKIIKTAIASILENSQGLGNYVLHQKLMGKRIDAFIDDLELLDKIQTEDVYKIAKKVLDNPTIHILLNKN, encoded by the coding sequence ATGAGAGAAAGATTATTTGATGCTAAGGAATATATATTAGATAATGGAATACAGCTTGTTACAATAAAAAAGGAAACAAAGCTTGCATCTATTCATATAGGTTTAAAAGTTGGTTCATTGTATGAAGATATGGATGAAAAGGGTATTAGTCATTTTATAGAGCATATGTTGTTTAAAGGTACTGAAAAAAGAGATAACGCACAGGTTAATCAAGATTTAGAGGAAAGAGCAGGCTCATATAATGCCTATACAGATTATACAAGTACTGTATATTCAATTACTTCTTTATCTGATGAATTAGAATCATCTATAGAAGTTTTGTATGATATTATAATCAATTCAACATTTCCAGAAGAAGAGGTTGAAAAGGAAAAAGGAGTAATATTAGCAGAAATAAGAAGTAGCGTTGATGATATAGAGCAATATAGTATAAATAAAGCCCATGAATATGCCTTTAAAAAAAGCCCCCTTAGACATGATATATTAGGTGAAGTTAGTACAGTAAAAAGTTTTACTCGGGGGCAGTTAGTAGAATTTTATCACTCATACTATGTACCAAATAGATGTGTAATTAGCGTTGTATCTCCGTATGCCCATGAAGATGTTAAGACATTAATAGAAAAGTATTTTATTGAATGGACAAAAAAAGAGATAATTGAGAAGGATGTAGTTGTAGAGAAAAACATTGGTATTGAAAAGGTGACCTATAAAAAGCACATTGAACAGAACACGTTAGTATACTTATATACATTTCATGGACTTACACGCTTAGAAGAATTAACACTTGATATATTAAATCACAGACTTGGAGAAAGTTCAAATTCTATACTTTTTAGAGAATTGAGAGAGAAAAAGGGATTAGCATATGATGTTTACTCACAAATGGATACTACTGAGTCAATAAAGACATTATATATATACACTGCAGTAGGAAAAGAACATGTATATAATGCAAAAGAAATAATACAGGAATGTATAGATAAAATAAAAAATAGAGAGATTAGAATTGATGAAAAAGATGTAGAGCTTATGAGAAAAATTATTAAGACTGCAATTGCATCAATATTAGAAAACTCACAAGGGTTAGGAAATTATGTTTTACATCAAAAACTTATGGGAAAAAGAATAGACGCATTTATAGATGATTTAGAATTATTAGATAAAATTCAAACAGAAGATGTTTATAAAATAGCGAAAAAAGTTTTAGATAATCCTACTATTCATATATTACTCAATAAAAATTAG
- a CDS encoding ABC transporter ATP-binding protein encodes MKNSVQIKELEFSYDRAIEVLDYIDFSIPKGSFVSVLGPNGSGKTTLLKNICNLLKPNKGNVLIDNKDVRTIKYKELAKKMAVVHQGNDIRFNFSVFDIVLMGRFPYLKKFQQEQKVDIEVAKKAMKNTSTWHLKEKNINEISGGEKQRVMIARALTQQPEILLLDEPISHLDIKHQISILNLCKKLNTEKSLTILTTLHDINLASRYSDYIVLLHEGKVKIVDTPEKVITKEIIKEVYGVDVELIKLSEDSRPYIIPKEVF; translated from the coding sequence ATGAAAAATTCAGTTCAAATAAAGGAATTAGAGTTTAGCTATGACAGAGCAATTGAAGTACTAGATTACATAGACTTTAGTATTCCTAAAGGTAGCTTTGTAAGTGTTCTGGGACCAAATGGTAGTGGTAAAACTACATTACTTAAAAATATTTGTAATTTGTTAAAGCCTAATAAAGGAAATGTACTAATTGATAATAAGGACGTTAGAACAATAAAATATAAGGAATTAGCTAAAAAAATGGCTGTAGTACATCAAGGAAATGACATAAGATTTAATTTTTCTGTATTTGACATTGTATTAATGGGAAGGTTTCCATATTTAAAGAAATTTCAACAAGAGCAAAAGGTAGATATCGAAGTTGCTAAAAAAGCAATGAAGAACACCTCAACTTGGCATTTAAAAGAAAAAAACATAAATGAAATAAGTGGAGGAGAAAAACAAAGAGTTATGATTGCTCGGGCATTGACACAACAGCCTGAAATATTACTTTTAGACGAGCCTATTTCACATTTAGATATTAAACACCAAATTAGCATATTAAATTTATGTAAGAAACTAAATACAGAAAAGAGCTTAACTATATTGACAACTTTACATGACATTAATTTAGCTAGTAGATATAGTGATTATATAGTTCTTCTTCATGAAGGCAAGGTCAAAATAGTGGATACGCCAGAAAAAGTAATAACGAAGGAAATAATAAAGGAAGTATATGGAGTAGATGTAGAATTGATTAAACTGTCTGAAGATAGTAGACCATATATAATTCCAAAAGAAGTATTTTAA
- a CDS encoding FecCD family ABC transporter permease — translation MSYINNRRLHKVYISLLIIVLIALVLISTSLGTVNIPVSNVAKILLSKIKLIGEEVDISDIKKSDVFIILNLRLPRIILAGLVGAILSLVGASYQAIFKNPMAEPYVMGVSSGAAFGATIGIILRLNTGYWGFGFVSILAFAGALVTTIIVYNLARNGNRISTTSILLAGIVMSSLLSSIISLMMIFNHDELGNIISWTLGSFNGANWKQIIVILIPSIIGLIVLTSLSREMNAIVVGEEDAQNIGINVERTKKLILVVSSFLAACAVSVSGIIGFVGLIVPHLFRLIFGADHRILLPVTLVGGAIFLVTCDTIARTALEGAEIPVGIITSIFGGPFFLYLLKKSKSKKLV, via the coding sequence ATGTCATATATTAATAATAGAAGATTACATAAAGTATATATCAGTTTATTAATAATAGTATTAATAGCATTAGTTTTAATATCTACGTCATTAGGTACAGTAAATATTCCTGTTTCTAATGTGGCCAAAATATTGTTAAGTAAGATAAAGCTAATAGGAGAAGAAGTAGATATAAGCGATATAAAAAAATCAGATGTATTTATTATACTTAATCTAAGACTTCCTAGGATAATACTAGCAGGCTTGGTAGGAGCGATTCTATCCTTAGTAGGTGCATCCTACCAAGCTATTTTCAAAAACCCAATGGCTGAACCCTATGTTATGGGGGTATCATCTGGAGCAGCTTTTGGAGCTACTATTGGAATAATCTTAAGATTAAATACAGGATACTGGGGATTTGGTTTTGTTTCTATCCTTGCTTTTGCTGGAGCTTTGGTGACAACTATTATAGTCTATAATCTAGCCAGAAATGGAAATAGGATATCGACAACATCGATTTTGCTTGCTGGTATAGTTATGAGCTCCTTATTATCGTCTATAATTTCATTAATGATGATATTTAATCATGATGAATTAGGCAATATTATTTCTTGGACATTGGGAAGTTTTAATGGAGCCAATTGGAAACAGATAATAGTAATATTAATTCCTTCAATAATAGGATTAATAGTATTAACATCCTTATCTAGAGAAATGAACGCTATAGTTGTAGGGGAAGAGGATGCACAAAACATTGGAATCAATGTAGAACGTACTAAGAAACTAATCCTTGTGGTTTCATCTTTTCTTGCAGCTTGTGCAGTATCAGTAAGTGGTATTATTGGGTTTGTAGGGTTGATTGTACCACATTTATTTAGATTAATATTTGGTGCAGACCATAGAATATTATTACCTGTTACATTAGTAGGAGGAGCAATTTTTCTAGTAACTTGCGATACAATAGCAAGAACAGCTTTAGAAGGAGCAGAAATACCAGTTGGTATAATAACTTCTATATTTGGAGGCCCATTCTTCTTGTATTTATTAAAGAAGAGCAAAAGTAAAAAATTGGTATAG